In one window of Mytilus trossulus isolate FHL-02 chromosome 7, PNRI_Mtr1.1.1.hap1, whole genome shotgun sequence DNA:
- the LOC134726471 gene encoding ankyrin repeat domain-containing protein 17-like: MKYKNYREQFLGLIKPISKNSIKRIINQRDNNANNAFITVCLNGYDDIALYFISMGADILGKDTRLSPMTAACGSGNVSTVDLLIKKGANLNKADKNGNTPLYAACTGGHASIVKTLVEQGSGVNHITKFGNTPLFAASWGGFESIVIILVNKGASVNKTFQNGESPLLAACQRGHENIVRLLIEHGATIDYATKSGNTSLNVACNGGFESIVQLLLSKKASINTTNENSGSPLYVSCLRGYENIVQLLLEKGGKANYSENNYVPLHAACFIGDYEIAKLLIEKQSDVNTQKGDGQTPLHAAVKCQNEKLVNLLVCNGAIINSTYGCGFSALYDASIVGNFQAVKILVEKGAVINVASDSGETALFVACREGHHEISEFLIEKGADLNKSNCYCDTPLHVASVGRYEKIVELLVNNNADINKSNNYNETPFYIACEKGFFEISKILMNKEINIDETTKYGWNPMYAAASAGYTEVVELLLENGATVNEYNKFGWTPLVAACSEGHTDTVILLVSKGADIDIGNSKGETPMHFACLGGNSSVFQFLLKKGTVLDRFDVQGNYPLHNACYSGDPEIVSLLLGENVDVNCYNFTKDTPLHVACVRGHDEIVKILMEKHASVKKVNIEAETPLFVACKGGYHKIVRILLEENSLVNVVNIFGWTPLYAACKAGHYETVKLLLEKGADLNKANCDGRTPFDIAFINEHDKIFGLLQDEGADMFDWPD, encoded by the coding sequence ATGAAGTACAAAAATTACAGGGAACAGTTTCTTGGACTCATCAAGCCAATAAGCAAGAATTCCATAAAACGAATTATAAATCAAAGAGATAACAATGCTAACAATGCATTCATAACAGTATGTTTAAATGGTTATGATGACATTGCTCTGTACTTTATTTCCATGGGCGCTGATATTCTTGGAAAAGATACACGTTTGTCTCCAATGACAGCTGCATGTGGATCTGGAAATGTTTCTACGGTTGACTTATTGATTAAAAAAGGTGCCAACTTAAATAAAGCAGATAAAAACGGGAATACACCTTTATATGCTGCTTGCACAGGTGGGCATGCAAGCATAGTTAAAACGCTTGTTGAGCAAGGTTCAGGTGTCAATCATATTACTAAGTTTGGAAATACTCCCCTTTTCGCTGCAAGTTGGGGAGGATTTGAGTCGATAGTAATCATACTTGTCAACAAAGGTGCATCAgtgaataaaacatttcaaaatggaGAGTCGCCATTATTAGCTGCATGCCAGAGAGGACATGAAAATATTGTTCGGTTATTGATAGAACATGGTGCCACAATTGATTATGCTACAAAATCTGGAAACACGTCCCTGAACGTTGCGTGTAACGGTGGATTTGAGTCTATAGTCCAACTACTCTTAAGCAAGAAAGCATCAATCAATACAACAAACGAAAATAGCGGATCACCGTTGTACGTGTCTTGTCTTAGGGGATACGAGAATATTGTACAGTTACTGCTAGAAAAAGGGGGCAAGGCTAATTATTCTGAAAACAACTATGTTCCTTTGCATGCTGCTTGTTTTATAGGAGATTACGAAATAGCAAAGTTACTGATAGAAAAACAGTCCGACGTTAACACCCAAAAGGGCGATGGTCAGACACCTCTGCATGCTGCAGTAAAGTGTCAGAATGAGAAATTAGTCAATTTATTAGTATGCAATGGCGCAATTATTAATAGTACATATGGTTGTGGCTTTTCAGCTTTATACGATGCATCCATTGTAGGTAATTTCCAAGCTGTGAAAATTTTGGTAGAAAAAGGAGCAGTTATAAACGTAGCTTCGGATTCTGGTGAAACTGCATTGTTTGTTGCTTGTCGCGAGGGTCATCATGAAATATCGGAATTTTTAATCGAAAAGGGGGctgatttaaataaaagtaattgtTATTGTGATACTCCTTTGCATGTTGCAAGCGTTGGACGATATGAAAAAATTGTCGAGCTCTTGGTAAATAATAATGCtgatataaacaaatcaaataactATAATGAAACACCTTTTTATATTGCATGTGAAAAGGGGTTCTTTGAAATTTCTAAAATCCTAATGAACAAAGAAATTAATATAGATGAAACGACAAAATATGGTTGGAACCCGATGTATGCTGCGGCCTCAGCAGGCTATACTGAAGTAGTTGAACTGTTGTTAGAGAACGGAGCAACTGTAAATGAGTACAATAAATTCGGATGGACCCCTTTGGTTGCTGCTTGCAGTGAAGGACATACAGACACCGTTATTCTGTTGGTTAGCAAGGGAGCTGATATTGATATAGGCAATTCAAAAGGAGAGACACCTATGCATTTCGCCTGCTTAGGTGGAAACAGTTccgtttttcaatttttattaaaaaaaggaacAGTTTTAGATAGATTTGATGTGCAAGGAAATTACCCCCTCCACAACGCATGCTACAGTGGAGATCCTGAAATAGTCTCGCTATTACTAGGAGAGAATGTAGATGTTAACTGTTATAATTTTACGAAAGACACACCTCTCCATGTCGCATGTGTCCGTGGACATGatgaaatagttaaaatattaatGGAGAAACATGCTAGTGTCAAAAAGGTTAATATAGAAGCTGAGACGCCTCTTTTTGTTGCATGTAAAGGTGGTTATCATAAGATTGTTCGGATACTCCTCGAAGAAAATTCCTTAGTTAACGTAGTGAATATATTTGGATGGACACCTCTATATGCAGCTTGCAAGGCAGGTCATTATGAAACTGTAAAACTATTATTGGAAAAGGGTGCCGATTTAAATAAAGCGAACTGTGATGGACGCACACCTTTTGATATAGCATTTATTAACGAGCATGACAAAATATTTGGATTATTGCAGGATGAGGGAGCAGACATGTTTGACTGGCCTGATTAG
- the LOC134727090 gene encoding uncharacterized protein LOC134727090, with product MLNSHGELWISVVDCNVIMKLSPEEGFKFNCGFDICTYPTQYCDTEDNRCGYCSPDICNSGSIPTQCREECNKLFSTTSTSARDIQLDPQMNNYNAYSATSIEGVYVIASIALLLVICLYVKKGWKLYRKKGKQNTRYTSLEVVKIEKRIEPIKAVDTDQSEPDNNTTLTAPEIPNETEQAIAPPQDSTIIAHPDDDDKSPSHNFGDHNILPSSLSLEEPLQGPLTIGPVSQAENDKKCEQLDCNILDKSEHFSEGIQDITKHSANVSENVNMCTGALGVDNNIAELTVTKKQTDKVC from the exons ATGTTAAACTCGCATGGCGAATTATGGATATCGGTTGTAGACTGTAATGTTATAATGAAGCTTAGTCCAGAAGAaggttttaaatttaattgtgGATTTGACATTTGTACATATCCAACTCAGTACTGTGATACAGAGGATAACAGATGTGGTTATTGTTCACCGGATATTTGTAATTCTGGTTCAATACCAACACAGTGTAGAGAAGAATGCAATA aaTTGTTCTCGACGACTTCAACTAGTGCACGGGACATTCAACTTGATCCACAAATGAACAACTACAACGCATATTCTGCAACAT CTATTGAAGGTGTCTATGTCATAGCAAGCATTGCTTTATTATTGGTTATATGCTTGTATGTGAAGAAAGGATGGAAActatacagaaaaaaaggaaaacaaaacacaCGTTATACGTCTTTAGAGGTTGTGAAAATCGAAAAACGTATAGAACCTATAAAAGCAGTTGATACAGACCAAAGTGAACCTGATAATAACACAACTTTGACAGCCCCAGAAATTCCTAATGAAACTGAACAAGCAATTGCACCGCCTCAAG ATTCAACAATAATAGCACATCCAGATGATGACGACAAGTCTCCTTCACACAACTTTGGTGATCACAATATTTTACCTTCAAGTCTTTCCTTGGAAGAACCATTACAAGGTCCTCTAACAATTGGACCAGTGAGCCAGGCTGAGAACGATAAAAAATGTGAACAATTAGACTGTAATATTTTAGACAAGAGCGAACATTTTTCGGAAGGTATTCAAGATATAACAAAACATTCTGCTAATGTTTCCGAAAATGTTAACATGTGTACAGGTGCATTAGGAGTTGACAATAATATAGCAGAATTGACAGTaactaaaaaacaaacagataaagTCTGCTGA
- the LOC134727091 gene encoding antiviral innate immune response receptor RIG-I-like, producing MNSLLDIALVTDLLTHAHGQLFDESQQANTIQERQIIDALKDVTSVLREMRHDVESNPDVNEIIRTLVQEYYILKEDSRFIVFVKTRASAKALAKRLPECLKATHLTGRTKTKDNAGLHIDQQLQVMERFRVGEHLCIVATSVACEGLDIPQCNLMIRYKFRADEISSYQMRGRVRNKGGKEVILASSEDFERETQNIVRQYYMKNAIEQVIDLDLTANIAIAEQGIYASEIQERLIQQRQAESKTIGAFTVHCRLCGTPVTDGDFIRHINRTHYIVYDKTIFSQIKCKSFEKVKQVDKIKKTQSVNGKICGHSWGVILVYKECEFLAIAKAKVSFFDKYSKQLVKFKKWAEFPYRIDEVTDEEVNKYFWNNEYNS from the exons ATGAATTCATTACTTGACATTGCACTTGTTACTGATTTGCTTACTCATGCACATGGACAATTATTTGATGAAAGCCAGCAAGCAAATACAATACAAGAAAGACAAATTATAGATGCACTAAAAG ATGTAACATCAGTGCTACGCGAGATGAGACATGATGTTGAAAGTAACCCTGATGTTAATGAAATAATACGCACACTTGTCCAGGAGTATTACATATTAAAAGAGGACTCAAGATTTATTGTATTCGTTAAAACAAGGGCGTCTGCAAAAGCTCTAGCAAAAAGACTACCAGAGTGTTTGAAAGCTACCCACTTAACTGGAAGAACGAAAACGAAGGATAACGCAG GTCTTCACATCGATCAGCAACTTCAAGTTATGGAACGTTTTAGAGTTGGAGAACATTTGTGCATTGTTGCAACATCTGTTGCATGCGAAGGACTTGATATCCCACAATGCAATTTGATGATCAGATACAAGTTCAGAGCAGATGAAATTAGTAGCTATCAAATGAGAG GGCGTGTTAGAAACAAAGGTGGAAAAGAAGTTATTTTGGCGTCATCAGAAGATTTTGAAagagaaacacaaaatattgttcGGCAATACTACATGAAGAATGCAATTGAGCAAGTGATAGACCTAGACCTCACTGCAAATATAGCAATAGCAGAACAAGGGATATATGCGTCTGAAATTCAGGAACGGCTTATCCAACAGCGTCAAGCAGAAAGTAAAACGATTGGAGCTTTTACTGTTCATTGCAGGCTCTGTGGAACACCAGTTACTGATGGCGATTTCATTAGACACATTAATAGGACTCACTACATAGTatatgacaaaactattttttcacaaataaaatgcaaatcttttgaaaaggtaaaacaagttgacaagataaaaaaaactcaaagtGTGAATGGCAAAATTTGTGGTCACAGTTGGGGAGTAATACTTGTTTATAAGGAATGTGAATTTTTAGCAATTGCAAAAGCAAAAGTCAGTTTCTTTGACAAATATTCGAAACAATTGGTTAAATTCAAGAAATGGGCTGAGTTCCCTTATCGCATTGATGAAGTTACAGACGAAgaggtaaacaaatatttttggaataatGAATATAACTCTTAA